The nucleotide window GCAGCACGTCGCTGAACGCCATATTGGTCTTGAACGGACTGAGCGTGACCACCATGTCGACCTCGGCCAAACCCTGGGCCGTGCGCGCACCAGCCGCGGAGTCGAACTCCGGCTCGGTATTGAGCAGCAGTGCTGCCTTGAGGCCGCCCGCCAGCATCTGCTGCGCGTTCAGGCCACCGTGGCGCGGCTGCGCTCCGGCGAACTGCGCGCCCACGGTATTGGCGGCCTCCGTCAGATAGCCGAACGCCGCGCCGGTTTGCACGGCGATCCACTGCACCAGCGCCAGCAGGCTGGACGCCTGGGCATGGTGGGCGGCTGCGTTGCCCAGGAGAACCGCCTTGCGCTCCCCGGAGAGCAGCGCACGGGCGATCGTCAATGCCTCGCCATCGGCCTGGCCCTGGGCCGGTGCATCCACACCTTTTTCCTGCGCCACGGCGGCGGCAACGTCGGCCAGCGCCTGGGTCCAGTCGGCCGGCGCGACCACCGAATGCACGGCGGGCATGGCCCAGTCGTAGGCCTGGCCATTGATCGCGAACACCTTGGCGCCCTTGCGTGCCGCCTGGCGGATGCGCTGCGCGAACAAGGGGTGGTCCTTGCGCAGATTCGAGCCCAGCACCAGCACCGACTGCAGTTCGGACAAGGCAGCGATCGGCAAGCCCAGCCAGCGCACACCCTCGAACGCTGGGAACTCGGCGTTGCGCAGGCGATAGTCGATGTTGTCGCTGCCCACACCGCGCACCAGGGCGCCCGCAAGGTACAGTTCCTCCAGCGTGCTGTGCGGGCTCACGAGTGCGCCGATGGCACCGGCGCCATGCTTGTCGCGCACGCACTTCAGGCCATTGGCCACGTATTCGAGCGCGGTCTGCCAATCGACTTCCTGCCACTGGCCGCCCTGCTTCAGCATGGGGCGCGTCAGGCGTTCGTCGCCGTTCAGCGCCTCGTAGGAGAAGCGGTCACGGTCGGCAATCCAGCACTCGTTCACGGCGTCGTTCTCGAACGGAACGACGCGCATGACCTTGTGGTTCTTCACCTGGACGATGAGGTTGGCCCCGGTCGAGTCGTGTGGCGACACCGACTTGCGGCGCGAAAGTTCCCAGGTGCGGGCGCTGTAGCGGAAAGGCTTGCTCGTCAGCGCGCCCACGGGGCACACGTCGATCATGTTGCCCGAGAGTTCGGAGTCGACCGTATCGCCCTTGACCGGGGTGATCTCGGAGTGCTCACCCCGGTTGACCATACCCAGCTCCATGACGCCGCCGATCTCCTGGCCGAAACGCACGCAACGCGTGCAGTGGATGCAGCGGGTCATCTCCTCGGTGGAAATCAGCGGGCCAATGTCCTTGGCCGGCACCACGCGCTTTTCCTCGCCATAGCGGGAAGACGATGCACCATAGCCCACGGCCAGATCCTGCAGCTGGCACTCGCCGCCCTGGTCGCAGATCGGGCAGTCCAGCGGGTGGTTGATGAGCAGGAACTCCATCACCGACTGCTGCGCCTTGATGGCTTTGTCGGTCTTGGTGCGCACGATCATGCCTTGCGTCACCGGCGTGGCGCAGGCCGGCATGGGCTTGGGCGCCTTCTCGACGTCGACCAGGCACATGCGGCAGCTGGCCGCGATCGACAGCTTCTTGTGGTAGCAGAAATGGGGAATGTAGACGTTGGCCTTTTCCGCCGCATGGATCACCATGCTGCCCTCGCCAACCTCCACCTTCTGACCGTCCAGTTCAATTTCAACCATATGCTTTCTCGCGATCAGGCAGCGGAGGCCTTGGTAGCCGCCTGAATCTTGGCTTCAAACTCGTGGCGGAAATGCTTGATCATGGCGCGCACGGGCATGGCGGCGGCATCGCCCAACGCACAGATGGTGCGGCCCATGATGTTGAAGGCCACGGAATCAAGCAACTCGATGTCTTCCGGGCGGCCCTGGCCATGCTGGATACGATCCACCACGCGCCACAGCCAGCCCGTGCCCTCGCGGCACGGCGTGCACTGGCCGCAGGATTCATGCTGGTAG belongs to Acidovorax sp. YS12 and includes:
- a CDS encoding NADH-quinone oxidoreductase subunit G yields the protein MVEIELDGQKVEVGEGSMVIHAAEKANVYIPHFCYHKKLSIAASCRMCLVDVEKAPKPMPACATPVTQGMIVRTKTDKAIKAQQSVMEFLLINHPLDCPICDQGGECQLQDLAVGYGASSSRYGEEKRVVPAKDIGPLISTEEMTRCIHCTRCVRFGQEIGGVMELGMVNRGEHSEITPVKGDTVDSELSGNMIDVCPVGALTSKPFRYSARTWELSRRKSVSPHDSTGANLIVQVKNHKVMRVVPFENDAVNECWIADRDRFSYEALNGDERLTRPMLKQGGQWQEVDWQTALEYVANGLKCVRDKHGAGAIGALVSPHSTLEELYLAGALVRGVGSDNIDYRLRNAEFPAFEGVRWLGLPIAALSELQSVLVLGSNLRKDHPLFAQRIRQAARKGAKVFAINGQAYDWAMPAVHSVVAPADWTQALADVAAAVAQEKGVDAPAQGQADGEALTIARALLSGERKAVLLGNAAAHHAQASSLLALVQWIAVQTGAAFGYLTEAANTVGAQFAGAQPRHGGLNAQQMLAGGLKAALLLNTEPEFDSAAGARTAQGLAEVDMVVTLSPFKTNMAFSDVLLPIAPFTETSGSFVNAQGLIQSFHAVVRPLGETRPAWKVLRVLANLMGVPGVAFESSQEVLAQAAGGLASLPAEQLSNATQAPIAVAHGPAEAPVAASIYQLDSLVRRAPALQLTADAREAREGAAA